A single Acidimicrobiia bacterium DNA region contains:
- a CDS encoding DUF1269 domain-containing protein: protein MTSTNEEDATPVPSLIAVSFTDPLLAQEASIAMIRLERRQSLKIDDMAIVNKTTDGRVHIHQTRDMSAGQGAATGGMWGALVGLAVAAPFVGAAIGAAAGGLFAKLRDIGIDDGRMRDLGDSLTDGQAALFILLEDFQLAHLLAELRRFDGRLLHATVDAELAAQLEEALAYQI from the coding sequence ATGACCTCCACAAACGAAGAAGACGCCACCCCCGTGCCCAGTCTGATCGCGGTCAGCTTCACGGATCCCTTGCTCGCCCAAGAGGCCAGTATCGCCATGATCCGCCTTGAGCGGCGCCAATCCTTGAAGATCGACGACATGGCGATCGTCAACAAGACCACCGATGGGCGGGTCCACATCCACCAGACGCGCGACATGAGCGCCGGGCAGGGAGCTGCTACCGGCGGCATGTGGGGCGCCTTGGTCGGTCTCGCAGTGGCAGCACCTTTCGTTGGGGCAGCCATCGGCGCGGCGGCCGGTGGGTTATTCGCCAAACTACGCGACATCGGCATCGACGATGGCCGGATGCGCGACCTTGGCGACAGCCTCACAGACGGCCAGGCCGCTCTGTTCATCCTCCTCGAAGATTTCCAACTTGCCCACTTGCTTGCCGAACTCCGACGGTTCGACGGTCGACTCCTCCATGCGACCGTCGACGCCGAGCTCGCAGCTCAACTCGAGGAGGCGCTTGCCTACCAGATCTGA